A single genomic interval of halophilic archaeon DL31 harbors:
- a CDS encoding globin (PFAM: Globin, truncated bacterial-like~KEGG: hma:rrnAC2737 cyanoglobin), translated as MSQESLYDAIGGRDAVELVVDDFYNRVLDDPLLVPYFEDTDMDALFSHQVQFVSAVAGGPVAYDGEDMQSAHDGMGITEEAFDHVAEHLDAALRENGVEGASAEAIIEEVAALEDDVVGQ; from the coding sequence ATGTCTCAGGAGTCACTCTACGACGCTATCGGCGGGCGCGATGCAGTCGAGCTCGTCGTCGATGATTTCTACAATCGCGTGCTCGATGATCCGCTGCTCGTCCCGTATTTCGAGGATACCGACATGGACGCGCTGTTCAGCCACCAAGTCCAGTTCGTGAGCGCGGTCGCGGGCGGGCCCGTTGCGTACGACGGCGAAGACATGCAGTCGGCTCACGACGGGATGGGTATCACCGAGGAGGCGTTCGATCACGTCGCTGAACACCTCGACGCCGCATTGCGAGAAAACGGCGTCGAGGGCGCGTCAGCCGAGGCAATCATTGAGGAGGTCGCAGCGCTCGAGGACGACGTGGTCGGGCAGTAG